GCTCCCCTTCAATTTGATGCAAAGATTAGATGATGTTTTTCCAATAAATATGAGATTCAGGGCCTATAAGTTAATTGTAATGACAGTAACGAAAAGATTCATTGGTAGATATTGGTTGAGTGGAGGTGATTTGGAGCATTTAGATGTGCCTGAATATTGTCGGCCAATATAGCTCCCTTGGCTCATGGACAAAAAGAATTTTGGTGGACCGTGTTTGATACAATAAACAAGAATTGTTTAAAAagatgtaatagatttatgatagGGTAGTTGTgaaattgacaaataaatatatCGACATGAACTCAGTAGCACCGATTGAATTAGAGAATCCTTGCCACGGATAATCAAATCTTAATATTGATATTAATAAAATCGACATAATTATTCAAGAAGAGCATTTGGTCGTCTAAggatttcattaattaaattttatatgacaCAAGGCATGTCAAGCCCGATGAAATATATAAAACCTAAAACTcacaacattttcttttatttttttctaatcaaatttttgaatGGGAAGttagataaaaaagaagaaaagaagtgaGCGTTATGGGATATTGACTAAACTTTTCTtgcaaaaatcatcaaaattacaTATTCAACACCCTCCGCCGCTAGCCGGTGCTCCGGCGGACGGTGAGCCGCCGGGTCTCGCCGGCCGGAGTTTCTGGTCAACTCAACTTCCCGGACCTCTAGTTTGCacaggaaaataataaaataaaaaacacaaaataaaattcttaaaaaaaaagaaataaaaaaaagaaatttttacacGCCTGGAGCGCTAGTTTGCAGAGCAGAAGgcacgaaagagagagagagagagctgtgaGCTCTGCGAAGAagacgactctctctctctctaccccccctctctctctctagaatctcgTCTCGAGTCTCGAGTAATCCTCCATCGCTGTCCAGGCCGAAGCTCGATCAATCGAAGCAGCGGCAGCGTGCTCGCGCTTCGCTCGGCTCGAGCTGTGTCTCGCACAGTACAGTAGGTCGTCGAGCATTGCCCGTCGCGGCCTGTCCGGAAACCCTAGACCGAGGTCGCCTTCCGCTGttccgccgccgtcgccgccgccgccgccgcgattTTTGGTGAGAGTTTTGATCTGTTCTGGTTCGATGACTGTGCCCCTTCCTTGTGCTCGCGATCTTTAGGGTGCGACGAATTGAGGATTCGGAGGCTCGAGTGGTGGCGAATCTGGGATTTGTTCCGCTCTCCTCTTTGGCTCCGAGTAGAGAGTTTTGAGTCGAGGCCGCGCGCGAGCAAATTTGTGGCTTTTCCGTCTTGCCCGCGAGTGGAGGGAGGATGAACTGACGAGGTGTGCTGTTTCGAGTGTTCCGTGGTAGTTTAGGGCAGTGTAGAGTGATCGAGGAACATGCTGTGAAGTTGTTGTTGCGTGGATTGTTGCTGGTTTTGCCTTTTTCTGTGTTGGTTATCTTGTGCTGGTTTCGCCTGGTTAATTAGTTACATTTAACATTGTAGTTTAGATATACTTATGTGCTGTGTCTTTCTGTTTTTAATCTGAAGATTGCTTGTCGTAATCTCATTTTCAGATGTCCGAATCGTGTCCCCTCTGTTCCCTCTTGTTCTGGGATTTGCTTGTCCATGATACTCTCCTCCTGAGATGAGTGAAAGGCGAGCTATGCAGCCCTGTGGATTGATCTCATAAGCAGTGGGTTTTTGCAAGTTTATTTGGGGTTTAAGATCATCAGAAAGTTTTAATGGATCATTCACGTTTAGCCTCCGGCAATGCGGAGGACAATGTTGGTATCCCTGATGACATGCGATGCAAGAGGTCTGATGGGAAGCAATGGAGATGCAACGCAATGTGCATGCCAGATAAAACAGTGTGTGAGAAGCATTATTATCAGGCAAAGAAGAGGGCTGCTAATTCCGCTTTAAGAGCTAGTATGAAGAAGGCCAAAAGGAAATCAATAGCTGAAAGTGATATATACTTGGAAAGCAAGAATGATGATTTTGACATGCCATTGATAAACATGAAAACTGCAGATCATCCTCTTCCGACTTCAGGGAAGAAAAGTAAGAATAAGGTGTCTAAGAATCGGGTTCAGCATTCGCCAGAAACAACTCCTCCGCGGAGCTCCTCCCGCAATTTCAGAAGGTCTGTGGATAATTCACAAAGAGAGTTGACAGAATTTGAAGAGAATTGGAGGCCTTATAAGACACCGACAGGGAATTCGTCCAGGAACAGGTCACAAAGGAGCTATGATACTAGTCCTATGACGGTGAGCCTCTGTTGGTAGAGAGTGGGAATTGTTATTTATGTAGTTGttcactttcattttttataatgtAGAAAACTGTCAGTGGTTTGAGACAATATTGGGAAAGGTTACCTGGAGAGGCACTGGGCATGCAGCTCCCAGGTGGCATAATTATAACTGCAGAGTCAACTTTTCAATGATTGAAACCTTGCAGCCCATTGAGCATGTGTGGACAAATCTGTTTGATTGGATTGAGAGTTGGGTTGCTTGGGAGATGTTGGAGCCACTCTAGAtttattatttctctttcttctttactaTCCTAATATTTAGATAATACTTTTGCTTTCAGGAATACTCTGAAAGAAGCACGGATTCCTCTGAAGATACAGGTGGACATATCTGCCATCACTGCCGGAGGAATTCCAGAGACAAAGTTATTTGGTGCCTGAAATGCGATCGGCGGGGTTACTGTGACAGTTGTATATCTCAATGGTAGGATTGCTTTTTGATGTGTGCACCTATCATTCTGTCTTGTCAGCTTTCTAATTTGGATGGCTTAACATTGTAGGTACTCAGACATTTCTTTGGAAGATCTTCAGAAGGCTTGTCCTGCATGTCGTGGTGCTTGTAGTTGCAAGGTGTGCTTGCGTGGAGAGCATCTGATAAAGGTACTTTATTTTGAGGATTGCTGAGATTCGTCTAGGTTTTATTCTATAGTTTTTCCCATCACATTCACTTGCTCTAAGTTGCAGATGAGAATACGGGAGATTCCTGTCCTAGATAAGTTGCAGTATCTTTACTGCCTTTTGTCTGCTGTGCTTCCTGTAATTCGTCAGATCCATTATGAACAGTGCTCTGAGATTGAATTGGAGAAAAGGTTGCGGGGTAAGACAGTTGGATGTTTCAGTGGCATTTCACGCTAGAAAGTTTCTCTTATGACATATTATCCTTAGAGATTGCTCCATTTCTTTTCTACAGGGCCTGACATAGATCTTCCCAGGGTTAAATTGAGTGCAGATGAGCAAATGTGCTGGTAACTTACTACTGTTTGTAAGTTATATCCTTAATTGAGAAATATAATTCACGACATGTCATGACTACCATTCACCATCTTCTGAGATACCAGCCTCTGCGTCCTTGCTTTGCTGATTTttgatttatatattgaatttccTCTGTATAGAACTTTGCATTCTTTATTTCCTTATGTACAAAGGCAAGAGTCTTTTGATGTTCAACGGGTCATTTTTGGTTCGATCCATGCAGTGATCAGTGAgaggaacaaatttattcttcatTTGAAGATTTAGCTGGTGGTTTACTGGATGTGTTTCCCTGCAGCAATATATGTAGGATTCCCATTGTTGATTACCACAGGCACTGCACAAATTGTCCGTTTGATATGTGTCTTCATTGCTGTCAAGATCTTCGTGAAGCATCCAGAGACAGAGTAAGAGAAACATCAGCGGATGATCAGATTGGTGGGAGTACTCAGGACAAAGAATCTGTAGATTATGTAAAAGGACCCAAAGTAAGATTAAAGTTTACAGATAATTTTCCTGATTGGCGAGCTGGCAGTGATGATAGTATTCCATGCCCCCCTAAGAAGTACGGTGGCTGTGGTTATCCTTCTCTAAATCTAACGCGCATTTTCAAGATGAACTGGGTTGCAAAGCTTGTTAAAAATGTGGAAGAATTGGTCAGTGGCTGCAAAGTTAATAATTCTGCCAATCAGCAAAATGATGGGTCGAGCCAGTCCAATTTCGGCCAGGAAGCTTCCATTCCTATAAAGGAGGGTAAAAAGGGTAGCTTGTATTGCCCCACATCTCATGATATTAGAGCACAAGGGATCAGTGAGTTCAGAAAACACTGGTTTAAGGGTGAACCTGTCCTTGTTAAGCAGGTTTGGGACCATTCATGCATTTCAAGCTGGGATCCTGTTCTCATCAGGAGGGGGATCCAGGATATGGCTgatgagaaaatgaaatatgaGAACAAAAAAGTGAGGGCTGTAGACTGCTTGAAATCTTCAGAGGTAAGCTTGTGATGTCAATACGCATTCATTTTCTTATGCACTAAAATATTTcagataatgatataaaaaacagaaaatccaCTTGGTGGAAGTGTCGTAAGTATCTATACTGATTGTTGTTCCTGCAATGCAACAGATTGATATTGATCTTGATCAATTTATCAAGGGATACTCGGAGGGACATATTCACGAGAATGGATTGCCAAAAATGTTGAGATTGAAGGATTGGCCTTCTCCTGGTGCTTCTGAAGAATTTTTGTTGTATCAGAGGACAGAATTTATCAGCAAACTGCCTTTGCTTGAATACATTCATTCTAAGTGGGGAATTCTTAACCTGGCAGCGAAAGTGCCTCACTACTCCCTGCAAAATGATGTAGGccctaaaatttatatttcttatgGGACTAAAGAGGAACTTGGTAAAGGTGATTCAGTGACCAACCTGCATTTCAACATGCGTGACCTGGTAAATTTCTCTTAATAGCCTCTGGGAGCTATATCGTGTAATATTTAAAACCTTATTGTCTGTTTGGTCCTTTACAATTTGTTTGAATGAGATTCTTTTTCATGATGAATACAATCCAGGCTCCCTTGGCATAAAGCCCAGAGATATGGTTACTGGTTACTATATCAGAATGTCTACCTTTACACTGTATTTAGCAAGTTTGAAGTTTCTTTTAATAGTCCTTGGCATGCTATGTCGTGATGGAGTAactgaaaaaattaaaaataacttctACCTGACTATTGAGGTAAATTCAGGTATATCTGCTGGCACATACATGTGAAATGAAGTGTAAGAGTTGGGATAAGACAAAATTAGGGAAGAATCGGAGGTCAACTGGGCAATCTATCCTGAAACAGATGCATGGGAATCTAGATTCAGGTGTGGATGGAAGACATTTACCTGATCAACATGCCGGGAGATACAATATTCTAGAAGATCATGGTGCCCATTTGGCTACAAATGCCGACGGGAGAATTGAGGATCAAGAGATGGGAATGCCCTCTTTGGTGGAAGAGAAAAATGCCAATCTAGAACTCTTGAATAGAGATGATGAAGGTGGCTGTGGTGATAATACTTCTGGTGTCCATTGGGACATATTCCAGAGGCAGGATGTACCCAAATTAATAAACTATATGCAGAAACATTGGAAGGAGTTGGGGATGCCAGGGAGTTTAGATGATATAGTGAGTTTCTCTTAGTACTCCCTTTTCTTCAATATCAGAAGGCAAAAAACagataaaaaatgaaatgccGAAACAAGTGCCAAATTCCgctcttgttcttttttcatcCATTACTTTGTTTCGAATTCTTTTTATCTGCCTGTTCTGCATATAATCGACTGGTTTGGTTTCAGGCGACCTATCCTCTTTTTGACGATGTGATATTCCTTGACATGCAGCACATGAGAAAATTGAGAGAAGAGTTTGGTAAGGGCATATCTGTCCTTCTTCATTTCACGCTCTTTTAAAGTTTAAAACAAAGTGAACTTATTTGTTTATCcagttaaataaaattttaaaaaggaaaatgaataatgtGAGCTACACTTTTGTTCTGCTTTATGCAGTTCCTAAGCCAATCTGTTAACATATGACTGGTACTGTGGAGAGGATTTTACTAATTTGGTAGATTgtggtatttttagaatttgttATAGTTTTTcagcaaattcaacttttcaAGCCCGACAAAAATGCTGCAATGTTTTTGAAAGTAATTTTGGGTGTTGCTATGTTGGATGAGCAGCAATACTGTGTGTTGACTGTCCATGGATCCCTATAGTCAATGACTGGTTTAGCCTGATAAGAAGCTTCACATTTGAACCAGCCTCCAGCATATGACTGCTCAAATCATTGTCAACTTTGTATACTTACTGGGTTCTCTGAGTTGCACATCTTAAGTCAAGGAAATCCTTTTCAACCTTTCTCAGGAGTGGAGCCTTGGTCATTTGTACAGCATCTAGGACAAGCTGTTTTTGTCCCAGCTGGATGCCCTTTCCAGTTGAGAAATCTCCAGGCAAGTTTTCTTTGTTGATCTTACTTCTAGTTTTACAGCTCACCTGCGAGCTTTATGAGATTGTGATTTCTTTATAGTAATTATCAGTTTCAATAAATATTTGAACTATGTAATCCAAATATCTTTGATATCTTTTCAGTTGGTAAGTAAGCTATAATTGAGAAAACCATGGTAGTTACAACTGCTATGAATTTGGAGAAGCAATCGTGGCAATCACGGTTTGATGCTTCTCAAGTAAAACTTCATTGCAAGGTTTTTTCCCAATTGAAACAGGCACAGCAATGCCCTTCGATCGACGAAGAACCATGTCTTTTCTAGGGCTCTTTTCAGAAGACGAGGGGACTATAGTAATTTGTTAGTTTATTTTGCTTACATAAAAGATATATGGAGCAAGTACTTATCAACTTAAAGTGTTTATTTTGCTTCATGTTCAGTGTTGGGTTGGCAATTGATCTTCTGCTTATTGTCTCTGCGATCTTGAAAATATTTGTTATGCTTGAAAACATCTGTGTGCTTACTGGTCATCTATGTATCTGATTTGGAGATAACTCCATTATAATATGTTCCGTGATTTGTCTTTAGTCTGCGGATCAATCACATGAAATACATTTTCACCTTTTCAAGCTGAAGATTATTAACTACTCATTAAAAGATCAGATCATTCTTGAGTTTATGTTGTTGTATGCATATCCTAACATCTCATTGGACTTTACTTGCAACAATTTGTAACGACTCTTTTTTGTACCTTTCAGTCTAATGTACAGCTAGGCCTGGATTTCGTGTCTCCTGAAAGCTTGGGAGAAGCTCTCAGACTAGCTGAAGAAATTCGCTGTCTTCCAAATGATCATGAATCAAAACTTCAGATTCTGGAGGTCAGCATGACAGAAATTCTACCTAGAGTAATGATGTTGCATGTGTTATTGTCTCGTATCTTACATGTGATGGAGTTCTATGTGCAGGTTGGAAAAATATCGTTATATGCAGCAAGTTCAGCTATCAAAGAAGTCCAAAAGTTGGTTCTTGATCCAAAGTAAGCGAACTGATCCAATTTTTACTGTGtgaccagaaaagaaaaatccagaTCTTGTCTGCTGGATTGTAGTACTCAGCATAAGCTTCCTTTCCCTTTGAGTCAACTTTTAGGATTGAGTAGCCAATCTTAAAACTGCTGCTTCTGAAGTGATTGGCGTTAACACTTTCCAACAATTCCCTTAAGACTTCTTAAgtaaatatcattatttttgtaACGGCCTCTGTGTACAACTTATATCACTGTCAGGAGTAAATTTCTTATGATTCCTATATTCTCTCACATCAGATTCGGGGCAGAGCTTGGGTTTGAGGATCCTAATCTTACATCAGAGGTGTCAGCAAACTTGGAGAAGATAACTAAGCGAAAGCAGGTTGCGTGTTCTTAAATCTTGTACAGCACTTGTTTGTACAGATAATCATATTTTGGCATTCAAAGGGGAGCTATTTTTGCTTGGTTAAATTGTACCATATGTATTTTATTGGCAATAGGGATTTATTTGCTTGTTGTAGATGCTAAACAAGCTTCATTTCCATGGATTGGATTATATGTCGTCGATTTAAATGCATACCCGTTTGTGTGTTAAGAAAGTGCGTTTTCGTCAGTGACTGCTCTATGTTAAGAGTGTATAAGCAAGCAATTAAGACTTAAAGGGCCATATGTCCCCAAGGTTTTTGGGGCTTTAGAAATGATTGAGTTCAATTACATATTCTACTCccagaactctctctctctctcaagaagtCAGTACAAAAGACTCAGCAATGGTATAAAAGTCTGCTTTCAGCTCTGGCCATGCCGATTCCGGTGCTTGAGCATTCAGAGTGTATAATTTACCACTTTGCGTACAGCAGACAGCAATGTTATGCCGTCGGAATGAGGGGCTTTCGACTCTAAACTCGAGTTCGTAATACTTGACCATCTTGGAAGGATCGTTTCTCAAAGTTGACTTGACCAAGCTTCCTTTAACATCGGGACGGCGGCTAGATCCCACGATGGTCTGAACTATGGCCTGTCCAACCTCTTCCGGTCCTCCGAACGACTCAATCCTGGTTAAGAGGGAAACAGTGAGAACTGACCATAATTTCTGACGGGGGATGCTGATGAGAGGAGGCTAACGTACATGTCTCTTGTGGCTAGAGTCATGAAAAGAGGACTCACGAGAAATCAAGCGGAACCTTAGACACGATGACGCTAACATTAAGCTCGCCATTGGTGCTGGGAGGGCCAAATGCAACGACCGGCTCGTTTACGTTCTGGCGTCGCCTATTTAAGGGAGGCGGATCAAGTCCTCTCTCAAGCTCTGCCTTTCCAGCGGCTCTGTACAGCAGTGTCTGATCCCCAACCCAATTTGCTGGGTAAATGAACTCTGTTCATGAATAGAAAAACTGTCTTCAACTGATCAGTGGTCACTTCACCcctttcctcatttcatttaacTGAAGATGTTGCTACACTGAATGTCTAGCTAGCT
The nucleotide sequence above comes from Eucalyptus grandis isolate ANBG69807.140 chromosome 2, ASM1654582v1, whole genome shotgun sequence. Encoded proteins:
- the LOC104432298 gene encoding psbP domain-containing protein 7, chloroplastic isoform X1; the protein is MLSSHYHAGCRFQSLPRIRTMARSDSDPEESFRDASMRPRRSPAEQFAPLASTFRRRILVGIGSASLVALGADFGGITSLILGLSPETGRGLKLDVLYPIKGYSRCIETSEGFEFIYPANWVGDQTLLYRAAGKAELERGLDPPPLNRRRQNVNEPVVAFGPPSTNGELNVSVIVSKVPLDFSIESFGGPEEVGQAIVQTIVGSSRRPDVKGSLVKSTLRNDPSKMVKYYELEFRVESPSFRRHNIAVCCTQSGKLYTLNAQAPESAWPELKADFYTIAESFVLTS
- the LOC104432298 gene encoding psbP domain-containing protein 7, chloroplastic isoform X2, translating into MWVHQILDRLHLNLSTRHISSGNTFTSEKLFNSEFIYPANWVGDQTLLYRAAGKAELERGLDPPPLNRRRQNVNEPVVAFGPPSTNGELNVSVIVSKVPLDFSIESFGGPEEVGQAIVQTIVGSSRRPDVKGSLVKSTLRNDPSKMVKYYELEFRVESPSFRRHNIAVCCTQSGKLYTLNAQAPESAWPELKADFYTIAESFVLTS
- the LOC104432297 gene encoding lysine-specific demethylase JMJ25; protein product: MDHSRLASGNAEDNVGIPDDMRCKRSDGKQWRCNAMCMPDKTVCEKHYYQAKKRAANSALRASMKKAKRKSIAESDIYLESKNDDFDMPLINMKTADHPLPTSGKKSKNKVSKNRVQHSPETTPPRSSSRNFRRSVDNSQRELTEFEENWRPYKTPTGNSSRNRSQRSYDTSPMTEYSERSTDSSEDTGGHICHHCRRNSRDKVIWCLKCDRRGYCDSCISQWYSDISLEDLQKACPACRGACSCKVCLRGEHLIKMRIREIPVLDKLQYLYCLLSAVLPVIRQIHYEQCSEIELEKRLRGPDIDLPRVKLSADEQMCCNICRIPIVDYHRHCTNCPFDMCLHCCQDLREASRDRVRETSADDQIGGSTQDKESVDYVKGPKVRLKFTDNFPDWRAGSDDSIPCPPKKYGGCGYPSLNLTRIFKMNWVAKLVKNVEELVSGCKVNNSANQQNDGSSQSNFGQEASIPIKEGKKGSLYCPTSHDIRAQGISEFRKHWFKGEPVLVKQVWDHSCISSWDPVLIRRGIQDMADEKMKYENKKVRAVDCLKSSEIDIDLDQFIKGYSEGHIHENGLPKMLRLKDWPSPGASEEFLLYQRTEFISKLPLLEYIHSKWGILNLAAKVPHYSLQNDVGPKIYISYGTKEELGKGDSVTNLHFNMRDLVYLLAHTCEMKCKSWDKTKLGKNRRSTGQSILKQMHGNLDSGVDGRHLPDQHAGRYNILEDHGAHLATNADGRIEDQEMGMPSLVEEKNANLELLNRDDEGGCGDNTSGVHWDIFQRQDVPKLINYMQKHWKELGMPGSLDDIATYPLFDDVIFLDMQHMRKLREEFGVEPWSFVQHLGQAVFVPAGCPFQLRNLQSNVQLGLDFVSPESLGEALRLAEEIRCLPNDHESKLQILEVGKISLYAASSAIKEVQKLVLDPKFGAELGFEDPNLTSEVSANLEKITKRKQVACS